The Vibrio astriarenae genome contains a region encoding:
- a CDS encoding porin: protein MKKTLLALVVAAAATSVNAAEIYKSEDGQVDFYGQLRTELKFLDSKDHDADLSSGSSRMGIDGSYALTDTIDVLGKVEVGIRDNSDVNVRQHIFGFSGDFGTIKLGKQWTTSDDVYGADYSYFFGGSGLRYLTLNGALHDSQIKYAFDAENFWVKAGWGLNEGDTNQDLYEAFVGTSFGDLALHAGAGVNRDREHATEDFGTLDVENTYFEVTAEYSIGDHLVGATYYNSELNNKGNSEKIDENAISVAGVFQATEKTGIYGGYEFVQQETSGFANNEKEDGTVIYVGAVHKFNSWSRVYAEYGYGDGTTLGYSNRESDTTVGASMADGESNFAIGARFYW, encoded by the coding sequence ATGAAAAAGACGCTACTAGCTCTAGTGGTTGCAGCGGCAGCTACTTCTGTGAATGCAGCAGAAATCTATAAATCAGAAGACGGTCAAGTTGATTTCTATGGTCAACTACGTACAGAGCTTAAGTTTCTAGATTCTAAAGATCATGATGCAGACCTGAGCTCAGGTTCATCTCGTATGGGTATTGATGGCAGCTACGCTCTAACAGATACTATCGATGTGCTGGGTAAGGTTGAAGTAGGTATTCGTGACAACTCAGATGTAAATGTTCGCCAACACATTTTCGGCTTCTCTGGTGACTTCGGTACGATCAAACTAGGTAAGCAATGGACAACTTCGGATGACGTTTACGGTGCTGACTACTCATATTTCTTTGGTGGCTCAGGTTTACGCTACTTAACTCTAAACGGCGCGTTGCACGATTCACAAATCAAATACGCATTTGATGCTGAAAACTTCTGGGTTAAAGCTGGTTGGGGTCTAAACGAAGGCGATACAAACCAAGACCTATATGAGGCGTTTGTAGGTACATCTTTCGGTGATCTTGCTCTACATGCTGGTGCCGGTGTTAACCGTGATCGTGAGCATGCAACTGAAGATTTTGGTACGCTTGATGTAGAAAACACATATTTTGAAGTTACAGCAGAGTACTCTATTGGAGACCACCTAGTCGGTGCGACTTACTATAACTCAGAGCTAAATAACAAGGGCAACTCAGAAAAAATCGATGAGAATGCTATTTCTGTAGCGGGTGTGTTCCAAGCAACAGAAAAAACTGGAATCTATGGCGGTTATGAGTTTGTACAGCAAGAAACTTCAGGCTTTGCTAACAATGAAAAAGAAGACGGTACAGTGATTTACGTTGGTGCAGTGCATAAGTTTAACAGCTGGTCACGTGTATATGCTGAGTATGGTTACGGCGATGGCACAACTCTAGGTTACTCGAACCGTGAGTCTGACACAACTGTGGGTGCATCAATGGCTGATGGTGAAAGTAACTTCGCAATCGGTGCTCGTTTCTACTGGTAA
- a CDS encoding YccT family protein, with the protein MKIKALTLVTMLSMSLSSFAATLYVKDTVDILVVNMEKPKLSGQSFNSIIEVDLPEGANQIVFQYEPVIETTNERKKVYGQTQVVTFTLSQDQNVQFKMPNYRSVRSAEKGLKDLDFSIIDQHGNEVEKTVDVLKSEGVQLGRNHIEEVREYNINGGPAAVAISYVAVDNTAKVAKPVVLPEPEVAPQSATPVQLPELDSKELQQLKTWYTEASQDDRKAFRKWLIDFE; encoded by the coding sequence ATGAAAATTAAAGCTCTGACACTTGTTACCATGTTATCGATGAGCCTGTCATCCTTTGCAGCAACGCTCTACGTGAAAGATACGGTAGATATTTTGGTTGTGAATATGGAAAAACCAAAACTATCAGGTCAATCTTTCAACTCAATAATAGAGGTAGATTTGCCAGAGGGAGCTAATCAGATTGTTTTCCAATATGAGCCAGTGATTGAAACGACAAACGAACGCAAAAAAGTCTACGGCCAAACCCAGGTTGTGACGTTTACATTGTCACAAGATCAAAACGTCCAATTCAAAATGCCAAACTATCGCTCGGTTCGCTCGGCCGAGAAAGGCCTCAAAGATCTCGACTTCAGCATCATCGACCAACATGGCAACGAAGTAGAAAAAACAGTCGATGTCCTTAAATCAGAGGGGGTTCAATTAGGCCGCAATCATATAGAGGAAGTCAGAGAGTACAATATTAATGGTGGACCGGCTGCGGTTGCTATTTCTTATGTCGCTGTCGATAACACCGCTAAAGTTGCAAAGCCAGTTGTATTGCCAGAGCCAGAAGTCGCTCCACAGTCAGCGACCCCCGTTCAACTTCCTGAGTTGGACTCTAAAGAGCTACAGCAATTGAAAACTTGGTATACAGAAGCATCGCAGGATGACCGCAAGGCGTTTCGTAAGTGGCTGATCGATTTTGAGTAA
- the bioA gene encoding adenosylmethionine--8-amino-7-oxononanoate transaminase produces MDLAFDRQHLWHPYTSTLTPLTCYPVVSAQGVTLTLEDGKELTDGMSSWWSAIHGYNHPVLNEAAHHQIDKVSHVMFGGITHEPAIELGKKLLSLVPDNLEHIFLADSGSVAVEVSLKMALQYWHAKGQSRPKFLTLRHGYHGDTFAAMSVTDPNNSMHSLYKGFLPEHIFAESPKCRFGEDWDESDLDDFKSQLEQYHSQIAAVIIEPVVQGAGGMRIYHPNFLKGVRDLCDHYGVLLILDEIATGFGRTGKMFACEHANVQPDILCVGKALTGGYMTLSATITTPKVANTVCSGEAGCFMHGPTFMGNPLACAVANASMALLQCDDWKQQVLNIELAFAELLPKIKNHRRVQDVRWLGAIGVVETTDAVNMEVIQRHFVDNGVWIRPFGRLIYMMPPYISEYGNVEKLVGAISTALDRDECFN; encoded by the coding sequence ATGGATCTCGCCTTCGATCGCCAGCACCTCTGGCATCCGTACACTTCTACGCTCACTCCTCTTACCTGCTACCCGGTTGTATCCGCACAGGGAGTAACACTCACGCTAGAGGATGGAAAAGAGCTAACCGATGGGATGTCTTCATGGTGGTCCGCCATCCATGGATATAACCACCCTGTTCTCAACGAAGCTGCGCACCACCAAATCGATAAAGTCTCGCACGTTATGTTTGGGGGGATTACGCACGAGCCTGCGATCGAGTTGGGTAAAAAACTCTTATCGCTAGTTCCAGATAACTTAGAGCACATATTTCTCGCCGACTCTGGGTCGGTTGCCGTCGAAGTCAGCTTAAAAATGGCCCTGCAGTATTGGCACGCCAAAGGACAGTCCAGACCTAAGTTTTTAACCCTTCGTCACGGTTATCATGGCGATACCTTTGCCGCGATGTCGGTGACCGATCCAAACAACTCAATGCATAGTCTATACAAAGGCTTTCTACCAGAGCATATTTTTGCCGAGTCACCGAAATGCCGCTTTGGCGAAGACTGGGATGAATCAGATCTTGATGACTTTAAATCGCAACTCGAACAGTATCATTCTCAAATCGCTGCTGTGATCATAGAACCTGTTGTTCAGGGTGCGGGAGGTATGCGGATCTATCATCCGAACTTTCTAAAAGGCGTGCGTGATCTTTGTGATCACTACGGTGTGTTATTGATCCTCGATGAAATCGCGACTGGATTTGGCAGGACAGGCAAGATGTTTGCGTGTGAGCACGCCAATGTTCAGCCTGATATTCTTTGTGTAGGCAAAGCGCTAACCGGCGGGTATATGACACTATCTGCAACGATAACCACTCCAAAAGTAGCGAACACCGTTTGCAGTGGGGAAGCCGGCTGCTTTATGCATGGTCCTACATTTATGGGGAATCCACTTGCGTGTGCGGTGGCTAATGCCAGTATGGCACTTTTACAATGTGATGATTGGAAGCAACAGGTTCTCAATATCGAACTGGCTTTTGCAGAGCTTTTACCAAAAATAAAAAATCATAGACGCGTTCAAGATGTTCGTTGGCTAGGGGCAATTGGTGTCGTTGAGACAACTGACGCCGTCAATATGGAAGTGATACAGCGTCACTTTGTCGACAATGGCGTGTGGATTCGCCCGTTTGGACGGCTAATTTATATGATGCCCCCTTATATCAGTGAGTATGGGAATGTTGAGAAGTTAGTTGGAGCGATAAGTACAGCTTTGGATAGGGATGAGTGTTTTAATTAG
- the bioB gene encoding biotin synthase BioB: MEVRHNWTVEEVRSLLAKPFMDLLFEAQLVHRQYQQTNHVQVSTLLSIKTGACPEDCKYCPQSARYTTDVDKERLMEVERVLDAAGKAKAAGSTRFCMGAAWKNPKERDMPLLTDMIKGVKEMGLETCMTLGMLSPEQAETLANAGLDYYNHNLDTSPEFYGNIITTRTYQERLDTLSHVRDAGMKICSGGIIGMGESANDRAGLLVELANLPVHPESVPINMLVKVKGTPLESAEDVDPFDFIRLIAATRIMMPGSAVRLSAGRENMNEQMQALCFMAGANSVFYGCKLLTTPNPSEDKDMQLFSKLGINSQQVSQKPDEIEENDLLDRLVERVVSRPTENDLFYDASS; this comes from the coding sequence GTGGAAGTTCGTCACAATTGGACTGTGGAAGAAGTTCGCTCCCTCTTGGCTAAGCCCTTTATGGATTTACTTTTTGAAGCGCAGTTAGTTCATCGTCAGTATCAGCAAACCAACCATGTACAAGTCAGTACGCTGCTTTCGATAAAAACGGGCGCTTGTCCGGAAGATTGCAAATATTGTCCACAAAGTGCTCGCTATACGACGGACGTAGATAAAGAGCGATTGATGGAGGTTGAGCGGGTGTTGGATGCGGCGGGCAAGGCGAAAGCGGCAGGCTCAACGCGTTTTTGCATGGGGGCGGCTTGGAAGAATCCGAAAGAGCGTGACATGCCACTGCTAACGGATATGATCAAAGGCGTCAAAGAGATGGGGTTAGAGACGTGCATGACATTGGGTATGTTGTCTCCTGAACAAGCAGAAACGCTGGCTAATGCAGGATTAGACTACTACAACCATAATTTAGATACGTCTCCAGAGTTCTACGGCAACATCATTACGACTCGTACCTATCAAGAACGACTCGACACGCTTTCCCACGTTCGTGATGCTGGCATGAAAATTTGTTCGGGTGGCATTATAGGAATGGGTGAGAGCGCGAATGATCGCGCTGGTCTTTTGGTGGAACTGGCTAACTTGCCGGTTCACCCTGAGAGTGTGCCGATTAATATGCTGGTTAAAGTGAAGGGGACACCGCTCGAGAGTGCGGAGGATGTTGACCCATTTGATTTCATTCGTTTGATAGCGGCGACACGAATCATGATGCCGGGCTCTGCTGTGCGCCTTTCGGCTGGCCGCGAGAACATGAATGAACAGATGCAAGCGCTGTGTTTTATGGCTGGGGCAAACTCGGTGTTTTATGGCTGTAAGCTCTTAACGACACCGAACCCAAGCGAAGATAAGGACATGCAGCTGTTTAGTAAACTCGGTATCAACAGTCAGCAAGTATCGCAAAAGCCAGATGAGATTGAGGAAAACGACCTCCTGGATAGGTTAGTAGAGCGTGTCGTTTCACGTCCCACTGAAAACGATCTGTTTTACGATGCCAGCTCCTAA